From the Drechmeria coniospora strain ARSEF 6962 chromosome 02, whole genome shotgun sequence genome, the window TCACCAAGATGTGGTCCTGGACCGGCGATCTGCTGCTGCGTTGGGCGCCCGCACGCTTCTCGGGCGAAATCAGTCACtccatcgtcttcgtcatgACCTTCATCGTCCTGCAGCAGATGCTCAGCCTACCCACCCGCGTCTACAACACATTCGTCCTCGAGGAGAAGTTTGGCTTCAACAAGCAGACACCCAAGCTATTCGTCACCGACATGATCAAGACCAATCTCTTGACCGCCGCCATCATGCCCCCGATCCTGGCTGCCTTGCTCAAGATCATCCAGAAGACAGGCAACCAGTTCGTCTTCTACCTCTGGGTCTTCACCGCTGGTCTGCAGCTCTTCATCACCACTGCCTACCCCATCTTCATCCAACCCATCTTCAACAAGCTCTCGCCGCTCGAGGATGGTGCACTGAAGACGAAGGTCGAGGCCCTTGCCCAGGGCCACAAGTTTCCCCTTCAGGAGCtcttcgtcatcgacggcagcaAGCGCAGCGCTCATTCCAACGCCTACTTCTACGGCCTGCCGTGGAAGAAGCACATTGTCATCTACGATACCCTGATTGAAAAGACGCAAACCGAAGAGATCATCGCCATCTTGGCGCATGAGCTTGGTCACTGGAAGTTGGGGCACACTACCCGGCTCTTTGGCATCTCCCAGGTTTGAATTATCCTTGCTCCCAGCTCCATGACGTCTGGTGCTAACATGGCACAGGCCCACCTCCTCTACGTCTTTAGCCTCTTCTCCATCTTCATCAACAACGTCTCGCTCTACTCCGCCTTTGGGTTCAGCGCCACTCGtcccatcgtcatcggcttTATCCTCTTCTCCGACGCCTTATCCCCGCTGGATACCGTCATCAAGCTGCTCTTCAACATCATCTCCCGCAAGTTCGAGTTCGAAGCCGATGCCTTCGCCAAGACGCTGGGCTACCGATCCGACCTTGCTGCCTCGCTCATCAAGCTCCATGCGCAGAATCTCAGCACCATGGATGCCGACTGGATGTATGCAAGCTACCACTACTCCCACCCGCATCTGTCCGAGCGACTCAAGGCCCTCGACTGGAAGCCCCGGGAAGCGCTTACGAGCGagaaggacaaggacgatgCTGTGGTCAAGGCCAGCGGACGGGACGAGCTGTAGACGGAGTGTGAAGGGGGAAAAGTTGGATAGATTTCATGGGACATCTACTACGAAACGGGGTCCGGCAACTTGGCTGCATGTGGGAGCGTACGAACAGGATCTACATGTAGATAGATGCCCGCACGGATGTGGCGAACAATTCTCTGCGATGCGTGGCGGTTTTCTCGTCTCCAAGGAAGAGCATGTCGCCGAAATAGTGAACTCTATCTATCAGCTTTTTCGTCAAATGCCACATTTGGCCACATTTGGCTTCACAAATTTTCTCCCGAGTTCCTTGgaatcgccgtcgtcgaccaatCATTTTTTGTTATTCCCATCCTCGCTGTTCTCATCCTCGCTgtccccctcctcgtcctcctcgtcgtcatcttcgtcgtcgtcatcgtcgtcgtcgtcgtcgtcgtcgtcgtcgtcgtcgccggtcTTAAGGCCGTAGTCGTCGTGAAAGTAACTGAGCTCGCGAGTCTGAACCTGGT encodes:
- a CDS encoding putative zinc metallo-protease gives rise to the protein MDFLQRSLIEPLFVLGEVVDEKKSCNPSSLVQRLSRFLDRPLFPWKRLILGFSIGQYVFETFLTLRQYSVLQQVKPPAVLAKEISQETFDKSQAYGRAKARFDIVSGLWAQIQNVAFIQFDVLTKMWSWTGDLLLRWAPARFSGEISHSIVFVMTFIVLQQMLSLPTRVYNTFVLEEKFGFNKQTPKLFVTDMIKTNLLTAAIMPPILAALLKIIQKTGNQFVFYLWVFTAGLQLFITTAYPIFIQPIFNKLSPLEDGALKTKVEALAQGHKFPLQELFVIDGSKRSAHSNAYFYGLPWKKHIVIYDTLIEKTQTEEIIAILAHELGHWKLGHTTRLFGISQAHLLYVFSLFSIFINNVSLYSAFGFSATRPIVIGFILFSDALSPLDTVIKLLFNIISRKFEFEADAFAKTLGYRSDLAASLIKLHAQNLSTMDADWMYASYHYSHPHLSERLKALDWKPREALTSEKDKDDAVVKASGRDEL